One Acinetobacter pullicarnis genomic region harbors:
- a CDS encoding BCCT family transporter, with protein sequence MRATSGVFKGLNPTVTVISKILVFAFVIFCALQAERAGQTFEMISSVLLLNLKWFYIGLMTFVVGFLLYLMVSRFGHIRLGRDDEKPEFSFIAWISMLFSGGMGIGLVFWSAAEPMWHYANNPFTPDFSDESASMAMQLTFFHWGLHPWAIFCVTALALAYFSYRKGLPFSLRSILYPIIGDRIYGPIGHTIDILTIAITAFGIAQSLGMGVIQINSGLNQVFGISNSLGVQFLMIGILCSIATVSVVFGINRGMQRLSQLNMLLSLLLIIILLAIGPTRYILHTLLETTGNYTQNIVGMSLWSDAQKDSGWQNWWTAYYWPWWMTWAPFVGMFVARISRGRTIRELISGVLLVPTFITAIWMSVIGGSALKVEQDARHHYEQQRAALIEAGQPAPEAFAGGPIVTATKADNTRALFTMFDNIDRGIIGQALSVIACILLATYFITSADCGTHVLCFLDAEGSTETPIKIRIVWGVLIAIIGAGLLYAGGLKAMQTASIIAGFPISIFLAIMSVTLFKSLRREPQAWAMMPQHVLPDYLDTTDNSHKDKASKDQSN encoded by the coding sequence ATGCGTGCTACATCTGGGGTCTTTAAAGGGCTCAATCCGACAGTGACAGTCATTTCTAAAATATTAGTCTTTGCTTTTGTCATTTTCTGCGCCCTTCAAGCGGAGCGTGCAGGACAAACATTTGAAATGATTTCAAGTGTTCTATTACTAAATTTGAAGTGGTTCTATATTGGTCTAATGACCTTTGTCGTGGGCTTTTTATTGTATTTAATGGTCAGTCGTTTTGGCCATATTCGGCTTGGGCGAGATGATGAAAAACCTGAATTTAGCTTTATTGCTTGGATCTCCATGCTGTTCTCTGGGGGTATGGGAATTGGTTTAGTCTTTTGGTCTGCTGCCGAGCCAATGTGGCACTATGCCAATAACCCTTTCACCCCTGATTTCAGTGATGAATCAGCCAGTATGGCCATGCAACTAACCTTTTTTCACTGGGGTTTACATCCATGGGCAATCTTTTGTGTAACTGCCTTGGCACTGGCTTATTTTTCTTATCGTAAAGGCTTACCTTTTAGCCTGCGCTCGATTCTTTATCCTATTATTGGCGATCGTATTTATGGTCCGATTGGACACACTATTGATATTTTAACCATTGCAATCACAGCCTTTGGTATCGCCCAGTCGTTGGGGATGGGGGTCATCCAAATTAATTCGGGGTTAAATCAAGTTTTTGGTATTAGCAACAGTTTAGGCGTGCAATTTTTAATGATTGGCATCCTCTGCAGTATTGCGACAGTATCAGTGGTATTTGGTATTAATCGCGGTATGCAACGCTTATCACAACTGAATATGTTGTTGTCTTTGCTACTCATCATCATTTTGCTTGCCATCGGCCCCACCCGCTATATCTTACATACTTTGCTCGAAACCACAGGGAATTACACCCAAAACATTGTTGGCATGAGTCTCTGGAGTGATGCACAAAAAGATTCTGGCTGGCAAAATTGGTGGACCGCATATTATTGGCCATGGTGGATGACCTGGGCACCCTTTGTCGGCATGTTTGTGGCAAGAATCTCACGGGGGCGTACCATCAGAGAACTCATTTCCGGGGTACTTCTGGTGCCAACCTTTATCACAGCAATCTGGATGTCTGTGATTGGTGGTTCTGCACTCAAAGTTGAGCAAGATGCCAGACACCATTATGAACAACAACGTGCCGCGCTAATCGAAGCTGGACAACCTGCCCCTGAAGCTTTTGCTGGCGGGCCAATTGTGACAGCCACCAAAGCAGACAATACCCGTGCCTTATTTACCATGTTTGACAATATTGACCGTGGTATTATCGGGCAAGCTTTAAGTGTTATTGCTTGTATTCTCTTAGCCACTTATTTCATTACCTCTGCTGACTGCGGCACCCACGTACTCTGTTTTCTTGATGCGGAGGGCTCCACCGAAACACCGATAAAAATCAGAATTGTCTGGGGCGTATTGATTGCTATTATTGGTGCAGGCTTACTCTATGCAGGGGGACTCAAAGCGATGCAGACAGCGTCAATTATTGCAGGCTTCCCCATCTCGATCTTCCTTGCCATCATGAGTGTGACTTTGTTTAAGAGTTTACGCAGAGAACCTCAAGCTTGGGCCATGATGCCGCAACATGTACTTCCAGATTATTTAGATACAACAGATAACAGCCACAAAGACAAGGCGTCCAAAGATCAATCCAATTAA
- a CDS encoding LysR substrate-binding domain-containing protein, whose protein sequence is MKIKPLPPMNSLIVFEAAARHLSFTLAANELNVTQGAISRQIRQLEEYLGKELFVRANRNICLSATGLQYYQTIYSSLLEVAQATAEIKKWQGENQVTVATTNAMAALWLLPKVASFEQLEGIDLRILTTDNIADLHRMDCDLALFYCRVKPENMHTTTLFPEEVFPVCSPGYLEQFKGEMTLENIFGKTLLYLDESQRDWMTWAEWIKSVNYPILTPKNRVNINNYPLLLQAAANGQGVALAWGSLVDEYLKSGQLVRPVDTVLRTKANFCMLEPCDRGVIPSSVKQFRHWLLEQLPGQVGQKGLSEV, encoded by the coding sequence ATGAAGATAAAACCCCTACCACCAATGAATAGTCTTATTGTGTTTGAGGCAGCAGCACGCCACCTCAGTTTTACCTTAGCCGCCAATGAATTAAATGTGACACAAGGAGCGATTAGTCGCCAAATCAGACAGCTAGAGGAATACCTAGGAAAAGAGTTGTTTGTTCGGGCCAATCGTAATATCTGTTTGTCGGCAACGGGATTGCAATATTATCAGACCATTTATAGTTCATTGCTTGAAGTTGCTCAGGCCACGGCTGAGATAAAAAAATGGCAAGGTGAAAATCAGGTGACTGTAGCCACCACCAATGCGATGGCTGCTTTGTGGTTACTCCCTAAAGTTGCATCTTTTGAACAGCTTGAAGGTATAGATTTGCGGATATTGACGACAGATAATATTGCTGATTTACACCGAATGGACTGCGATCTGGCCTTGTTTTATTGCCGGGTTAAACCTGAAAATATGCATACAACCACTTTATTCCCAGAAGAAGTTTTTCCTGTCTGTAGTCCTGGTTATCTTGAACAATTTAAAGGGGAGATGACATTGGAAAATATTTTTGGGAAGACGTTGCTGTATTTGGACGAATCTCAAAGAGATTGGATGACTTGGGCGGAATGGATTAAATCAGTGAATTATCCAATATTGACGCCAAAGAATCGCGTCAATATCAATAATTATCCATTGCTATTACAAGCTGCTGCCAATGGTCAGGGGGTTGCATTGGCTTGGGGATCGTTGGTCGATGAGTATTTAAAAAGTGGTCAATTGGTTCGTCCTGTGGATACCGTTTTACGAACCAAAGCTAATTTTTGTATGTTGGAGCCATGTGATCGTGGTGTGATTCCATCTAGCGTAAAACAGTTTCGGCATTGGTTGTTGGAACAGTTACCAGGGCAGGTCGGGCAGAAGGGATTAAGTGAAGTTTAA
- a CDS encoding monooxygenase has protein sequence MSYLLQVDFSFSGPWGDAMTESMQGLANSITQEPGLIWKIWTENQTEQQAGGVYLFDTEAHAQAYLDMHAARLTAAGVTEIRSRIFLVNAALSEITQFSA, from the coding sequence GTGTCTTATCTATTACAAGTTGATTTTTCATTTTCAGGCCCTTGGGGGGATGCGATGACCGAAAGCATGCAGGGCTTGGCCAATTCAATTACGCAAGAACCTGGTCTAATTTGGAAAATTTGGACAGAAAATCAAACTGAACAGCAGGCGGGTGGCGTTTATTTATTTGATACGGAAGCACATGCACAAGCTTATTTAGACATGCATGCTGCACGTTTAACCGCAGCTGGGGTAACCGAAATTCGTTCTAGAATATTCTTAGTGAATGCCGCTTTGTCTGAAATTACACAGTTTTCGGCTTAA